Below is a window of Metamycoplasma cloacale DNA.
AAAAACACTTTACTAATCAATGGTGGCGAGTATGTATTACCAAACCAAAATGTAATTACTTTTAACAACACAAATGCAATTGTTATTCAAATTAATGAATTGAATTTTGCGATCAAATTCTTTAGAATCACAACGGTAGATTTATTTATCTTTAGTATTGCTCAAATACTCATCGCTTCTTTACAAGGAATGAAGAAAAATATTGATTCAATGATTGCTGTAGTTACTGGTTTAATTGTCAGATTAATATGAACTTACGTTTGATTATACGCAGTTCATAATAATAATTTTGTTATATGAGTTTCACTTGAAACGATAGTTGGCGCAACAACACAACTAATCGTTGCATACATTATGTTAGTTATTATTGTCAATAAAAAAGAAAAAGATAAATTTAATAACAAAATTAAGATCTGAAACAATAAATTCATTAAAAGGGTTTTATATATCGGTTTTCCTATTGCATTAGAACATGGAATTTGGTTTGTTGCGCAATATTTTGTAGCTAACTCAATTCCTTTTGCTAAATTAAACGAAGAATATATTGGGCTATTTAGGGCGATGAATGGTGTTTTTGATATCTTTACTACATTTGTATTATCTTTAAGTGTTGTTGTAAATGTTTTGGTTTCAATTGAAATTGGACAAAAAAATTACACTCAAGCATATCACACATCAAACCAATGTTTCAAACTTGGTACCTATGCTCAAATTATTTTCTCAATATTAGGATTTGCATTAACACACCCTCTATTAATGTTGTTTGGTATCAACACACAGACCATTAGTAAAATTGGTTATATCATAATGTTTATTGCATTTGCAAAGGCTGTGTTTGATGTTGGAAACTTAACAACATTAAGAGCACTATGATCAGCTAATGATGTTTGAATGCCTATATTAGTTGCGATAATTTGTATGTTAGGTATTCAATTGACAACAATCTATTTAATTGTTTACTTTAAAAACAATTTAACTCAATCTACTATATTTATTTTAATTATTCTAGCTTCAACATTAGATCCTCTGTTAAGAAGTATATTATTTGAATTGAGATGAAAATCATTTAAATGAATTAAGTGAAGCCAAAGAATTGCAGTTTAATAAAAAGTCGACATCTGTCGACTTTTATTTTCTTTTTTGTATTATAACAACAGTCTCAATATGTGGTGTTTGAGGAAACATATCAAAAGTTTGAACATCTTGGATGACATAACCGTATTTATCAAACTCTATTAAGTCTCTTGACAACGTTCTTGGGTTACAGCTAACATAAACAATGTTTTTAACATTTTTACCCGCGGTTAATTTTATCGTTTCGTTATCCAAACCATTTCTTGGAGGATCAAACACTATTAAATCAAAATTTTTGTTTGTATTTTTTAAAAAATTATGAGTATTATCAATAACCATTTCAATGTTATTTAAATTATTTAAGGTTTTATTTTTATTAAAACTTTCTAATGCTGATTTAGTTATTTCAATGGATGTTACTTCTTTGAATTCACTTGATAAAATCATTCCAATTATTCCAACACCAGCATAAGTGTCTAATAAAGTGTTTTTTGTGAAATTCAATTCTTTTATTTTGTTTTTAATTCAAACAAACATATTGTGCATTTGTGCTTCATTCACTTGATAAAAGGTATTGTAATCAAGTTTAAAAATCAAATTATCAAAGTTGTGTTCAATTGTTGAATTGTGATAAATATAACTCTTTTTAATAACTACTAAATTTTTCTCAACAACACTAACAACAAAATTTGTATTTAAATCATTTGTTTGTTTATATATATAATCAATGATTTCTTTATTATTTAAATCATTTAAAACATTGAACACCACAAAGGTTTCACTACCATATATTGAACCTTGAATTGTAATGTTTTGTAAATTAATTTGTTTTGTTCATTCGATAATTTCTTTATTATCGGTATTAAAAATTCTTGATATTGATTCACTAACTTTTTTAACAGAAGGAATAACTAAATCTAGTGATTTTTGCACAACTATATTGTGTGAGCATTTTTCATAAAAACCACATTCAATTTTATTTGACTTTATATTAATTTGAAAAGTTATTTTATTTCGATAATTTCATTCAGATATTGAGGAAATAATACGATTTTTTATCTCGTAATTATTATTTCTTTTAAACAATTTCTCAATTATTTCATTTTTAAAATTCAATTGTTCATTATACGCTAGATGCATAAGAGATGCTGAACCAGATTTATATAATTCTTGATTATTTATTTCTGTTCTTTTAAGTGATTTATTTATAAAGTTAATAATTTCTGCTAAATAAAATTTTGAACCCTTTTGAATTATTTTTACATCAACTACTTCATTAGTGATTCCATTTAATACAAAAATAGGTTTATCAAATTGTCGATTAACCCCATATCCTTCATAGCTAATTTCTTCAATTGAAATATTTTTAAGAATTGAATTAATTTCCATCATTTTATTTTCCTAAACAAAATTTTGAAAAAATATTGTCTAACAACGCTTCATTG
It encodes the following:
- a CDS encoding MATE family efflux transporter — encoded protein: MKSKKAVNNRVWWLNFLKIQDFKKIFKLVLPIFIQTLILNIITLATAIATTYFNRVYHIDGSYNGAYFYLFSKIVTIYKIMTFLPIMFQLGVLVVVSNLYGQQRYNEIKSVISSASIISLIINICCYLLMFFLAPMLLNLAGAKDEILLGWKNKDDYQIYLNNLELIKQHPINIDFKNTLLINGGEYVLPNQNVITFNNTNAIVIQINELNFAIKFFRITTVDLFIFSIAQILIASLQGMKKNIDSMIAVVTGLIVRLIWTYVWLYAVHNNNFVIWVSLETIVGATTQLIVAYIMLVIIVNKKEKDKFNNKIKIWNNKFIKRVLYIGFPIALEHGIWFVAQYFVANSIPFAKLNEEYIGLFRAMNGVFDIFTTFVLSLSVVVNVLVSIEIGQKNYTQAYHTSNQCFKLGTYAQIIFSILGFALTHPLLMLFGINTQTISKIGYIIMFIAFAKAVFDVGNLTTLRALWSANDVWMPILVAIICMLGIQLTTIYLIVYFKNNLTQSTIFILIILASTLDPLLRSILFELRWKSFKWIKWSQRIAV
- the rlmD gene encoding 23S rRNA (uracil(1939)-C(5))-methyltransferase RlmD, with translation MMEINSILKNISIEEISYEGYGVNRQFDKPIFVLNGITNEVVDVKIIQKGSKFYLAEIINFINKSLKRTEINNQELYKSGSASLMHLAYNEQLNFKNEIIEKLFKRNNNYEIKNRIISSISEWNYRNKITFQINIKSNKIECGFYEKCSHNIVVQKSLDLVIPSVKKVSESISRIFNTDNKEIIEWTKQINLQNITIQGSIYGSETFVVFNVLNDLNNKEIIDYIYKQTNDLNTNFVVSVVEKNLVVIKKSYIYHNSTIEHNFDNLIFKLDYNTFYQVNEAQMHNMFVWIKNKIKELNFTKNTLLDTYAGVGIIGMILSSEFKEVTSIEITKSALESFNKNKTLNNLNNIEMVIDNTHNFLKNTNKNFDLIVFDPPRNGLDNETIKLTAGKNVKNIVYVSCNPRTLSRDLIEFDKYGYVIQDVQTFDMFPQTPHIETVVIIQKRK